The proteins below come from a single Leptotrichia sp. oral taxon 223 genomic window:
- a CDS encoding NAD(P)/FAD-dependent oxidoreductase encodes MKKEIAIIGGGASGFLTAITAKKNGKDVVILERKDRVLKKVLTTGNGRCNLTNVNASNRNYFGIEKMKQPIEKILESFTSQDAMNFFEDEVGIICDEENSGKVYPLSGQAASIVDGLRFYAQSLGIEIITDFYVTKIEKKMFDFKIVSEDKRQIVAKKVVLATGGKSYPELGSNGSGYELAKSFGHTVTKLTPVIVQLKAEKEKIKGLKGIKLDVEVTAFGENGSGEKIKICTYDGELLFTDFGISGNVVFNISYVFPIYKNVEFEIDFMPKFTYNEIFEILKKRRKILKAFTMEQFFNGIVNKKLGQFLTKSAGIEKLSKSINELTDNEIRKICTTLKKYKIKIIDTNGFKAAQVTAGGIPLSEVNLENLESKKVKNLYFAGEILDVYGECGGFNLQWAWTSGYFLGKNL; translated from the coding sequence ATGAAAAAAGAAATAGCGATAATTGGTGGCGGTGCATCGGGTTTTCTAACAGCGATTACTGCAAAGAAAAATGGTAAGGATGTTGTCATTCTGGAGAGAAAGGACAGAGTTTTGAAAAAGGTGCTGACTACTGGAAATGGGCGATGTAACTTGACAAATGTGAATGCTTCAAATAGAAATTATTTTGGAATTGAGAAAATGAAGCAGCCGATTGAGAAAATTTTGGAAAGCTTTACTTCACAGGATGCAATGAATTTTTTTGAAGATGAAGTTGGGATAATTTGCGATGAAGAAAATAGTGGAAAAGTTTATCCACTTAGCGGACAGGCTGCATCAATTGTGGATGGACTCAGATTTTATGCACAAAGTCTTGGAATAGAGATAATTACAGATTTTTATGTTACGAAAATTGAGAAGAAAATGTTTGATTTTAAGATAGTTTCTGAGGATAAAAGACAGATAGTTGCTAAAAAGGTGGTGCTTGCAACTGGTGGAAAATCATATCCTGAACTTGGTTCAAACGGAAGTGGCTATGAGCTAGCAAAGAGCTTTGGGCATACAGTTACGAAATTAACGCCTGTTATTGTGCAGCTAAAGGCAGAAAAAGAAAAAATTAAGGGATTAAAAGGAATTAAGTTGGATGTGGAAGTTACGGCTTTTGGAGAAAATGGAAGTGGAGAGAAAATAAAGATTTGCACTTATGATGGAGAATTATTGTTTACGGATTTTGGGATTTCTGGAAATGTGGTTTTTAATATTTCGTATGTTTTTCCAATTTATAAAAATGTGGAATTTGAAATTGACTTTATGCCAAAATTTACGTACAATGAAATTTTTGAAATTCTGAAAAAACGTCGAAAAATATTAAAGGCTTTTACGATGGAACAATTTTTTAATGGAATTGTCAATAAAAAACTGGGACAATTTTTGACAAAATCGGCAGGAATAGAAAAGTTGTCAAAAAGTATAAATGAACTTACAGACAATGAAATTCGTAAAATCTGTACAACTTTAAAAAAATACAAAATAAAAATTATTGATACAAATGGCTTTAAAGCGGCTCAAGTTACCGCTGGAGGTATTCCTCTAAGTGAAGTGAATCTGGAAAATCTGGAATCAAAAAAAGTTAAAAATCTGTATTTCGCTGGAGAAATACTGGATGTTTACGGTGAATGTGGCGGATTTAACTTACAATGGGCCTGGACATCTGGATATTTTTTAGGAAAAAATCTTTAA
- a CDS encoding NAD(P)/FAD-dependent oxidoreductase — MIRINNIKMPVKHNGNDLKKTVYKLYKINENEVKSFEIAGQAIDARKKDNVVFVYAVDISFKFDEETEKKRFENVKNVRKIEKKPYSTEKIKNFTETENVKRPIIVGSGPAGIFAGLVLAEAGLKPIIIEQGKNVDEREKDVYNFFKTGKLDKYSNVQFGEGGAGTFSDGKLNTNTNNFRIQKVYDELILAGADPKINYMSKPHIGTDKLIEIMRKIRYKIESLGGEYRFSTKLVKINYEKYDSKNNKIKSILVENVENSDENKIYKISTNILVLAIGHSARDTFFMLNEENVAMERKTFSVGVRIEHLQSMINYSQYGKFADKLPAAEYKLNVKTSNGRGVYTFCMCPGGVVVPSSSEEGRLVVNGMSYSQRDLENANSAILVNVFPEDFPGESVLAGVEFQRRLEEKAFELGGKDYKAPIQLFGDFVNNKISTKLGKIKPSYLAGYKFANLNEIFPQFINDSIKEGITLMDKKIKGFASYDAILSGVESRSSSPVKIPRNERFFSNIEGLMPCGEGAGYAGGIMSAAVDGIKCAEYVIEYFMKNLLS; from the coding sequence ATGATTAGAATAAATAATATAAAAATGCCTGTAAAACACAACGGAAATGATTTAAAAAAAACAGTTTACAAACTTTACAAAATCAATGAAAATGAAGTAAAAAGTTTTGAAATTGCAGGACAGGCGATTGATGCCAGAAAAAAAGATAATGTTGTATTTGTTTATGCGGTGGATATTTCTTTTAAGTTTGACGAGGAAACGGAAAAGAAAAGATTTGAAAATGTGAAAAATGTGCGAAAAATTGAGAAAAAGCCTTATTCTACGGAAAAAATTAAGAACTTTACAGAAACTGAAAATGTAAAACGCCCTATTATTGTCGGAAGTGGTCCTGCCGGAATTTTTGCTGGACTTGTGCTTGCCGAAGCTGGATTGAAGCCTATTATTATTGAGCAGGGGAAAAATGTAGATGAGCGTGAAAAGGATGTTTATAATTTTTTCAAAACTGGAAAACTCGATAAATATTCAAATGTGCAGTTTGGAGAAGGAGGAGCTGGAACATTTTCAGATGGAAAATTAAATACGAATACAAATAATTTTCGGATTCAGAAGGTTTATGATGAATTAATTCTCGCTGGTGCTGATCCCAAAATAAATTATATGTCAAAACCCCACATTGGAACTGATAAATTAATCGAAATAATGCGTAAAATTAGGTATAAAATCGAAAGTCTTGGAGGAGAGTACCGTTTTAGCACAAAACTTGTAAAAATAAATTATGAAAAATACGATTCTAAAAATAACAAAATAAAAAGCATTTTAGTTGAAAATGTGGAAAATTCTGATGAAAATAAAATTTATAAAATCTCAACAAACATTCTAGTTCTCGCAATCGGGCATAGTGCAAGGGATACTTTCTTTATGCTGAATGAAGAAAATGTTGCAATGGAACGGAAAACTTTTTCAGTAGGAGTCAGAATTGAGCATCTTCAAAGTATGATAAATTACTCGCAGTATGGAAAATTTGCTGATAAATTACCAGCCGCAGAATATAAATTAAATGTGAAGACAAGCAATGGACGTGGAGTTTATACATTCTGCATGTGTCCTGGTGGTGTAGTTGTACCATCTTCAAGCGAGGAAGGCAGGCTTGTTGTAAATGGAATGAGTTATTCACAAAGAGATTTGGAAAATGCAAATTCAGCAATTTTGGTAAATGTATTTCCTGAGGATTTCCCAGGAGAAAGCGTTCTGGCTGGAGTAGAATTTCAAAGAAGGCTGGAAGAAAAAGCATTTGAACTTGGCGGAAAAGATTACAAAGCCCCTATTCAGCTATTTGGCGATTTTGTAAACAATAAAATCTCAACAAAATTAGGAAAAATAAAGCCAAGCTATCTGGCAGGCTACAAATTTGCAAATTTAAATGAAATTTTTCCACAATTCATAAACGATTCTATAAAAGAAGGAATTACCTTAATGGATAAAAAAATAAAGGGATTTGCCAGTTATGACGCAATTCTGTCAGGTGTCGAAAGCCGTAGTTCATCTCCGGTGAAAATTCCTAGAAATGAAAGATTTTTCTCAAATATCGAAGGGCTTATGCCTTGCGGGGAAGGTGCAGGATATGCTGGGGGGATTATGTCGGCAGCAGTTGACGGGATAAAGTGTGCAGAATATGTAATTGAATATTTTATGAAAAATTTATTAAGTTGA